Proteins encoded together in one Bactrocera neohumeralis isolate Rockhampton chromosome 4, APGP_CSIRO_Bneo_wtdbg2-racon-allhic-juicebox.fasta_v2, whole genome shotgun sequence window:
- the LOC126757656 gene encoding protein NDRG3 isoform X5, with protein MPVDPMDDIELRSVWLQFPYTRGSTLQACEQRLVPTDKGDIHVSVQGDTTKPAILTYHDLGLNYATSFAGFFNFPPLRSLLENFCVYHVTAPGQEEGAPTLPEDYVYPTMDELAAQLVFVMSHFGLKSVIGFGVGAGANILARFAHNHPDKVGALVLINCVSTQSGWIEWGYQSFNTRFLRTKGMTQSVIDYLMWHHLGRNPEERNYDMVQMFKQHFERGVNPTNLAMFINSYIHRNDLNITRTPPGTPGTQPSSCTLKMPVINITGALSPHVDDTVTFNGRLDPTNSSWMKISDCAMVMEEQPAKLAEAFRLFLQGEGYATPLSTPATSPCGTKYQTYSSIFFANFKEQQEKERREQLAEQQQQQLQQQQQQKQQKKLRSNVRLCRETAINNNNTTNTGYASSSGDASGGESDGNGNQSIERERHLPACDMQKDLDDLDFEAEPEVSVNGTAYTSAQKMRITENPLPEAVSC; from the exons ATGCCCGTCGATCCTATGGACGATATTGAATTGCGCTCTGTGTGGCTGCAATTCCCATACACACGCGGCTCCACATTGCAGGCATGCGAGCAACGTCTTGTGCCCACTGATAAGGGCGATATACACGTGTCCGTGCAGGGCGACACTACAAAGCCGGCAATTTTGACGTATCATGATCTGGGATTAAATT aTGCTACTAGCTTTGCTGGATTTTTCAACTTTCCGCCACTTCGCAGTTTGCTTGAGAATTTCTGCGTCTACCATGTGACAGCTCCTGGGCAAGAGGAAGGAGCACCTACATTGCCAGAaga TTATGTCTATCCAACCATGGATGAATTGGCCGCTCAGCTGGTTTTCGTGATGTCGCATTTTGGTCTCAAATCAGTGATCGGCTTCGGAGTTGGCGCTGGCGCCAATATACTGGCACGCTTCGCCCACAACCATCCGGATAAGGTCGGCGCCTTGGTGCTCATCAATTGCGTTTCGACACAGTCCGGCTGGATCGAATGGGGCTACCAGAGTTTCAATACACGCTTCTTGCGTACCAAAGGTATGACTCAGAGCGTCATCGATTATTTGATGTGGCACCATTTGGGCCGCAATCCAGAGGAGCGCAACTACGATATGGTGCAAATGTTTAAGCAACACTTTGAACGTGGCGTCAATCCCACTAACTTGGCCATGTTCATCAATTCGTACATACATCGCAACGATTTGAATATTACACGTACACCACCTGGCACTCCCGGTACACAGCCATCGTCGTGCACACTGAAAATGCCGGTTATTAATATTACTGGCGCCTTGTCGCCACATGTCGACGATACTGTTACCTTCAATGGGCGCTTGGATCCAACAAACTCATCTTGGATGAAG ATCTCCGATTGCGCCATGGTGATGGAGGAACAGCCGGCGAAATTGGCCGAGGCCTTCAGGCTTTTCCTGCAGGGCGAGGGCTACG CCACGCCGCTCTCCACGCCAGCCACCTCGCCATGTGGCACCAAGTATCAGACCTACTCGTCCATCTTCTTCGCCAACTTCAAGGAGCAGCAGGAGAAGGAGCGACGCGAACAGCTAgctgagcaacaacaacaacagctgcagcagcagcagcagcagaaacAACAAAAGAAGCTGCGCAGCAATGTGCGCCTCTGTCGCGAAACTgccattaacaacaacaacaccacgaATACCGGTTACGCCTCGAGTAGCGGCGACGCCTCCGGCGGCGAGTCCGACGGCAACGGCAATCAGTCGATTGAACGCGAACGCCACTTGCCCGCCTGCGACATGCAGAAGGATTTGGACGACTTGGACTTCGAGGCGGAGCCGGAGGTGAGCGTCAATGGCACAGCATACACGAGCGCGCAGAAGATGCGCATCACGGAGAATCCACTGCCGGAGGCTGTCAGCTGTTAG
- the LOC126757656 gene encoding protein NDRG3 isoform X4 codes for MPSAPTHTAEEARLLGTMPVDPMDDIELRSVWLQFPYTRGSTLQACEQRLVPTDKGDIHVSVQGDTTKPAILTYHDLGLNYATSFAGFFNFPPLRSLLENFCVYHVTAPGQEEGAPTLPEDYVYPTMDELAAQLVFVMSHFGLKSVIGFGVGAGANILARFAHNHPDKVGALVLINCVSTQSGWIEWGYQSFNTRFLRTKGMTQSVIDYLMWHHLGRNPEERNYDMVQMFKQHFERGVNPTNLAMFINSYIHRNDLNITRTPPGTPGTQPSSCTLKMPVINITGALSPHVDDTVTFNGRLDPTNSSWMKISDCAMVMEEQPAKLAEAFRLFLQGEGYATPLSTPATSPCGTKYQTYSSIFFANFKEQQEKERREQLAEQQQQQLQQQQQQKQQKKLRSNVRLCRETAINNNNTTNTGYASSSGDASGGESDGNGNQSIERERHLPACDMQKDLDDLDFEAEPEVSVNGTAYTSAQKMRITENPLPEAVSC; via the exons ATGCCATCTGCGCCGACACACACGGCCGAGGAGGCACGTCTGTTGGG CACCATGCCCGTCGATCCTATGGACGATATTGAATTGCGCTCTGTGTGGCTGCAATTCCCATACACACGCGGCTCCACATTGCAGGCATGCGAGCAACGTCTTGTGCCCACTGATAAGGGCGATATACACGTGTCCGTGCAGGGCGACACTACAAAGCCGGCAATTTTGACGTATCATGATCTGGGATTAAATT aTGCTACTAGCTTTGCTGGATTTTTCAACTTTCCGCCACTTCGCAGTTTGCTTGAGAATTTCTGCGTCTACCATGTGACAGCTCCTGGGCAAGAGGAAGGAGCACCTACATTGCCAGAaga TTATGTCTATCCAACCATGGATGAATTGGCCGCTCAGCTGGTTTTCGTGATGTCGCATTTTGGTCTCAAATCAGTGATCGGCTTCGGAGTTGGCGCTGGCGCCAATATACTGGCACGCTTCGCCCACAACCATCCGGATAAGGTCGGCGCCTTGGTGCTCATCAATTGCGTTTCGACACAGTCCGGCTGGATCGAATGGGGCTACCAGAGTTTCAATACACGCTTCTTGCGTACCAAAGGTATGACTCAGAGCGTCATCGATTATTTGATGTGGCACCATTTGGGCCGCAATCCAGAGGAGCGCAACTACGATATGGTGCAAATGTTTAAGCAACACTTTGAACGTGGCGTCAATCCCACTAACTTGGCCATGTTCATCAATTCGTACATACATCGCAACGATTTGAATATTACACGTACACCACCTGGCACTCCCGGTACACAGCCATCGTCGTGCACACTGAAAATGCCGGTTATTAATATTACTGGCGCCTTGTCGCCACATGTCGACGATACTGTTACCTTCAATGGGCGCTTGGATCCAACAAACTCATCTTGGATGAAG ATCTCCGATTGCGCCATGGTGATGGAGGAACAGCCGGCGAAATTGGCCGAGGCCTTCAGGCTTTTCCTGCAGGGCGAGGGCTACG CCACGCCGCTCTCCACGCCAGCCACCTCGCCATGTGGCACCAAGTATCAGACCTACTCGTCCATCTTCTTCGCCAACTTCAAGGAGCAGCAGGAGAAGGAGCGACGCGAACAGCTAgctgagcaacaacaacaacagctgcagcagcagcagcagcagaaacAACAAAAGAAGCTGCGCAGCAATGTGCGCCTCTGTCGCGAAACTgccattaacaacaacaacaccacgaATACCGGTTACGCCTCGAGTAGCGGCGACGCCTCCGGCGGCGAGTCCGACGGCAACGGCAATCAGTCGATTGAACGCGAACGCCACTTGCCCGCCTGCGACATGCAGAAGGATTTGGACGACTTGGACTTCGAGGCGGAGCCGGAGGTGAGCGTCAATGGCACAGCATACACGAGCGCGCAGAAGATGCGCATCACGGAGAATCCACTGCCGGAGGCTGTCAGCTGTTAG